TTCTTCTCTATCGTCTGGAACAGCCGGTGCAGATGCATAGCCAGGAAGCAGATTTCTTCTTCGGGTACGTCTACACTGAGCTTGCCCTGCATGACTTTGCCCATCCTATGCGCGAGCTTGTATTCATCCTTGTATTCCTTCTTGATATGCTTCACAAAAGGATTGTCGATGAGCGAACCCTGCAGAATCCGTTCAATCGAGAATCTCAAGTGAACCATCAGCCGGACATGATTCATACTGCCCTGCTCAAAGCGGATCTTGCGTTCACTGCGGATCATCTCCATTAGTTCACTGACAATATTGGAGGCCTTCACGAGCTGGCCCACCGGCACATTGCTGACCGCAGAATAGACGTGGTAAGTAAGGAAACCGACCTCATCTTCAGGAATCTGCACTTCAAAGCCTTCGCTGATCTTCCCCGCCGCCTTGGAAGCGATCTCAAATTCCTTGGGGAAGGTCATCCGGGTCTCTTCCAGGAAAGGATTCACAATGTCCATCCCGCTGCGCAAGCGGAAAATGGTGAACTGGATGTGGCTGGGGAGCGCCAAATAGATCTTGTCGTTTAACTTGCCGGGAAACTCACGGGCGATATCAGAGATAATCTCATCCGTAATCCTCATGACCTTGGGATCAATGTCCTCCAGCAGAATCTGATACTGACTCCATTCCTCCCGGTCCTCCAGCCGAAACAGCTTTTCAATCCGGGGATCATCCGAATCAATAACACCCGTATCCTTAAGCGCAAACCCGATGCCCTTGCCGATAATTACATATTCCTTGCTCTTCTTGCCGCCCTCTACCATTACGACATTATTTCCAATCACCCGCAGCACCTGAAATTGTTCAGTGTCCCTCGCCAAGTTCCCCCTCCTTTCCGCCCATTGCCTGATTTTTTGCACAAAAAAGAGCCAAGACTGGACTCAAATTATTGAGTACGAATCTTGGCTCATGCCCTGTTAAGGTAACACGCCACTGCATATAAATGATCATTTATGAACCCATCATAAAGCATACCTTGTATTGCCGTCAATGGGTTTTTGGAAAAGTCAAATGTACCGGCACATTCGTGTAATGACGTCCTGCATCAATACCGGCTTGCTGATGAAATCAGTGGCTCCGGCGGCCAGGCAACGCTCACGGTCTTCCCTCATCGTCTTGGCAGAGACCGCAATGATCGGGAGGTCGGTGAGATGCATCTCCTCACGAATAATAGACAACGTGTCATAGCCATCCAGAACCGGCATCATAATATCCAGGAGTACGATATCCACCTCCGGCTGTTCTCTAACCACTTGAAGACATTCATACCCTGTCTGAGCGGTCATGATGGTCATTCCGTAAGGCTCCAGACCCTTCTGAAGGGCATAGATATTGCGCATATCATCATCTACAATCAGGACAGTCCTGCCTTGCAGCATGGCGTATTCTTTCTCGAACAGGGAGTCCTGGCCATTACCCGGCTGCCCTGTATCATGAATGGTCCTGGAATGCTCCGCCCCGGCTGCAGTCTGAGCCAGCTCCGCCGGATGGACGGGTTCTTCTTCACTGTCCAGTTCACGGCATGGGAGATACAAGGTGAATGTACTACCCTTGCCCTCTTCGCTCTCCAGGCTAATGTGTCCGCCCAGAAGCTGAGCCAATTGCTGGGAGATGGATAAGCCCAGACCGGTTCCCCCGAATTTGCGGGCAGTCGTTCCGTCCACCTGGCGGAAGGCCTCGAAGATCAGCTCACGGTTCTCCGCAGAGATGCCGATTCCGGTATCCTGTACAGCAAAGGCCAACACCGGCCCCTCTGTTATGTAACGCTGATCCGAATATGCCGCCAGCTTGGTAATCTCCACGGTAACCGAGCCCTGCTCAGTGAATTTGAAGGCATTGGACAGCAGATTCCGCAGAATCTGATGCAGGCGCATCTCATCGGTGAAGAACAGATCCGGAACCTCCGGGTTCAGGGTCACGTTAAACTCAACATTCTGCGCTTCGGCAAGCTTGCCGAAATAACCCTGCAGCAGTGCGGGCAGCTCGGTGAGATTGACGGCATCCATTTCCACCAGCATTTTGCCGGCTTCCACCTTGGAGAGATCCAGAATATCGTTAATCATATTCAGCAGATCACTGCCGGAATTGTAGATGACTGAGGCATAGCCCAGTTCTTCCTCATTTAAGGTATGATTGCGGTTCTCCGTCAGGAGCTGTGAGAGAATCAGCATACTGTTCAGCGGCGTACGCAGCTCATGCGACATATTGGCCAGGAACTCAGACTTGTAGCGCGAGCTCTGCTCCAGCTGTTCATTGTACCGCTCCAGCTCAATCGCGGCATTCTCGGCTACAGATTTCTGGTTCTCAAGCTCCTTGTTCACGGTGAGCAGCTCGCTGGTCTGACTCTGAAGCTCCTCCGTCTGCATCTGCATCTCCTCGGATTGCGTCTGAAGCTCCTCCGATTGAACCTGAAGCTCTTCGTTCATCACCTGCGATTCATGCAGAAGCCTCTGGATCTCCATCCGGGTCTTCACCGAATTCACGGTAACCCCCATCATATCCAGCAATTCCTTCAGCAGCCCGAAATGGTAAGGCGCCCATCGGGTCAGCGCAGCAATCTCAAGTACAGCAACGGTCTTATTCTCAAAAATAATCGGAGCGATCACAGCGAATCTGGGTGCCGTTCTGCCCAGAGCAGAGTTGATGTAGATATAGTCATCAGGCAATTGCTCAATCACATTCATCCGCTGATCCAGCGCACATTGACCTGCGAGGCCTACTCCCGGCTGAATAACCTCCGGCCCTATGAGCTCTTCCTTATTCTCTGCTCCTGCATAGGAATAGATGCGTTCGAACAGTTCCCCGTTATTCACGACATATATAGTGGCATACTGCATTTCCAGCATAACCGACAACCGGCTGACAAAAATTCTGCACAGCGAAGGCATATCAATAGTCTCCTGCAAGGCAATGGACATTGAGGTGAGCTGTTCGCTCATCCACTGCTCCCGCTGCACATTATCCAGCAGCCCGTTCGTCGCTTCGCCCAAATCATAGATTTCATCCAGCGTCTTCACCTTAATGCGCTCTGAGCGGTTACCGCCGGAGGCAATGCTGTTGATGGCCTGTATGACGCTGTGCAGAGGATTTACAATGCTGGCCGAGAGCAGATAAGTGATGAGCAGCGCAAGTACGACCACCAATCCCCATAATATGTACATGGTGATCAGCAGCTTGTGATTGCTGTCCTTCAGATTGCTGATCCGGTCGTTCGTGAGGGTTCGTTCGATGTCTCGGAAGTAATCGGACTGGGAACGGATCGTGTCGACGAGATTTTTCCCCGTATCGTTGCGAAAAAAAGCGTTGACCGCCTCTGTATTGCCATTCTTCTTCAGCTCAACCACATGCTGCCCGGCGACATCGACCCACTTCTCGATATTATCCGTAATCGTGTCCAGATTCCGCACCTGATTCGGGTTATCGGCAATGAGATTGTTCAGCTTCGCTGCATTAATCCTCCACTGCACCAGCCCGTCATTATACGGTGCCAGGTAAGACTCATCATCGGTAAGGACGTACCCGCGCTGTCCAGTCTCCATATCGAGTACATTTTTCTCAATTTGATATGTAAGTTCATGAACTTCTATATCATGATCGCTCAAGAACACGGTTTCTTTCTCCAGGCTGTTAATCCGGCCAGAGACTATAATCAGAAATAGCCCTAGCATTAATAGTATGATGACATATCCAAGTGCGATTTTGCCGCGGATCTTCAAGCTCCAAGCATGCTTCTCCGGCAATGGTCCAACCCCCGTCCAGAGTTATACTTATGCTGCATATTGTTGTCTCTCACGCTGTGGCTGCACAGGGCTTATAAATACCCCTCCGTGCGGGGCATAGGCAATCTGTCCTTGAGCTGACGAACATTGGCTTCCAGCTTGATGATGATATCCTCAAGATCCTGCGGATCGATCCCCTTAATAATCGGCACAGGGGCCGGAGTGGCTGCGGTCTTCACCTCTGCCTTCAGCTCTTTCATCTCAATCTGCTGCTCCTGCCACTTATCCATCAGATCCGCTATGGTGGCATAGAACCGTTCATAATCCTTAATAACGCTGTCCAGGAACGTATCCACCTCTTCGGCGTCATAGCCGCGAAGCTTCATACTGAATTCCTTTTCATGAATTGTAAGTGCATCAAGGGTAATACCGAGCTGGCTGAACAGCTTTCTCTGCTTATCCAGCCGCCGTTTCATATGTTCGTCCATTTCATAACCTCCAAGTGTATGCTGCATTCATCCGGCAGGTATTATTATAACAGGGTGAAAGCAGCATGAAAATATCACTAAAGTTACAATTCAGCATAGGGATGCCTGCTGATTGCCCTATAACACATTAGGGTAAGGAAAGATTACGACAGTGTAACTACTACTCAAGCTGAAAGGAAGATGACACATGAGCCACTTAACCAAAGACCAATTAAATACAATCCGGGCAGCCCTTGAGAAGCGCAAGGCAGAGCTGGAGCAGCATTTCTCCGGCAATGGAGCTGAAGACAGCCTGCTCGGCGATTCTCTTATCCTCTCCACGGGGGAGCTCTCTTCGGTCGATAACCATCCCGCCGATACAGGCACGGAGACGTTTGAACGCAGCCGCGACCTGTCCATCAACACCTCGCTATCCGAAGAATTAACGGAGATCGAGGCTGCACTTGCTCGGATGGATAACGGAACGTACGGCATCTGCGAGGCCAGCAAGCAAGAGATTCCTTATGAACGGCTTGAGGCCATCCCCTACACCCGCTTTACCGTGGAGCATGCCCCAACCAGCAGTGACACTGACGCACGCCCTGTGGAAGAAGAGGTCATGACCCCGCCGCCCGCCGGTGCAGGCGAAGGACGCCAGCAGAATAGCGGAAGATTCGATGACGCCGGTGCCTGGGAAGCCGTGGAGGAATATGGCAGCGCAAGCTCGCCGGTAACCCCACCGGGCCAGGATTCTGAAGAAGAGGATACCTGAGACGGCAGGTCACTGCTTGCGAGCCTCGTGGATAGACTGATATGGATGAGGCTTACGGCTCAGGCATTTCCCATCAGAAGTTGTCTGCTACCGCCTTATTAAGAATTCCAAGACAACGGTCCAGGTCGGCCTTCACCTGCTTCTTATACAGCTTGGCCTTCTCCTCCCCGTCCGAAGTGAAATGATACAGGACAATCTCCTGAAAATCGACCTTCGGATCATTCCCCTTGAGCTGCTTGGTGCGGTAAAGTATCCCTTGCTGCACCAGCTCATGCAGGGCGCGGTAAATTTCACTTTGGGGAGGCGAATAGCCATGAGCTTTGAAATCTCTGCGTAAATCCTCAAGCATCTGATAACCATACCCCTTGTGCTGCTCCACCATAGTAATCAGGTATACCTTTATAAACGCCCGCTGGGCAATCATAAACGCCATAAGACACCTCCCGGGGTGTTTTTTTTGTTTTTTAGGAAATTCTAATTTTCTTCTGTTATGGATAAGTGGCGCGCAGGTAATCTCATTCACCCGTAAGGGTGATTTTGTCCTAGAATCCTTAGAGAAGAACAGTCTTTGCCCCTTGTCACTTAATTCCGGCAGTCAAATGATATGGTAGTATTTCCAGCTACAACTCTAGTATAAACTCTATTTCCCAGTTTTCACAACAAGTTATATTTTATAGTTTCATTTTTCCGGTGAGGAGTTTAGGTTTACTTTTTCCGTTTTGAAGAGGATAGGTACAGATGTCGTAAGGCGTTTAGAAGGTATATGTAGATATGGTGGGTGTTTTTATGTATTCTATTGTGAATTTTTCATATATTGAAATTATGTTAATAGAGACGAGTTTAACTTACAGCCCCTGACACCCGTTGCTTAACACCTCTACACAATAAAGGTTATTGTGGACGCAATAAGTCTTTTATTAATATTTAGGGGTCACTATTATGAATTTTTCATATGATGAAATAACATGAATAATTTCACCCCTCGGCCTCCCCGCAGACGATCACTCTTATGTATAGAAGGGTCATTCTGGGTGCGGCAATACATTGATCTTGAGGGGATTAGGTACGCATGTAGTTAATTGCTTGGTGTTGTAGATTTATTTTAAACTATAGGCTTGGAAAATACATGATCAATGGGGCTGTGATTATGAAAGAGATTCTACGCGAGGTTGGAATGATTGCCCGGTCACTGGACTCTATCAGCAATATCGAATTTAAGCAATACGACCTTACCAGGGGGCAATATTTGTATCTGATGCGGATCTGTGAGCATCCGAGGATGATCCAGGAGAAGCTGGCTGAAATGATTAAGGTGGACCGGACAACGGCTGCACGTGCTATACAGAAGCTTGAGATTAACGGTTTTATTGAAAAAAATGAAGATCAGCATAACAAAAAAATCAAGAGGCTGATCCCTACAGAGAAAGGGCAGGCCGTCTACCCTCTGCTCAAAAGGGAGAACGATTATTCTAATAGCGTAGCGCTGTCCGGCTTCTCCGAAAGTGAGGCAGAAACCCTGGTAAAACTCCTGCAAAGAGTCAGGTCCAATGTGGAAAAAGACTGGGGATTTGTAAAAAAGGGAAACAAACGGGACTATTGATTATACAAAAGGAGAATTACAGATGACTATTTTGATTTCAAAAATCAAAATTCACCAGAAGCTATGGAAGCTTATTTGAAAAGAGCATTTCGTACAGAGCAATTAAAAAAAGAATGCGCCAACCGCCATTCTGAATTTTATTTCATCTATTATAATGAAGAAATTGCCGGGTACATGAAGCTTAACGCCGATGATGCCCAAACAGAACATATGGATAAGGACTCGCTTGAAGTGGAACGGATCTATATTAGAAGGTCCTTTCATAGGCTGGGACTAGGGAAACAGCTGATTGAGAAAGCGGTGGAAATCGCGGCCGAAAAGAATAAGAGGAAGCTCTGGCTGGGGGTTTGGGAACAAAACGAAAACGCAGTTGCCTTTTATACAAAATTGAATTTCGTACAGACAGGAACTCACTCTTTCTATATGGGTGACGAGGAGCAAACAGATCTGATCATGACCAGAATCATCCTCTAGCACAATTAGGTTAATCAGCACAAAATCACTCTGCCAGGTGAATGATGCTAATACCTCTCTCACCGGCCGCTTTTAAGGAGCAGTAATGTTGCACTTTTTGCAGGATTCCTCCTTCTTCACTCATGCGGTCTCTGTTCCTCCTTTATCCATAGCAGACGAATATTATAATTTCCAAAACAAGCACAAAGAACTGCCCCGGCATGTTCGCCGGCAGGCAGTTCTTTGAGGGTGCTATATTAGCGGGGAGTGTCCCGCTATAGGGTTAGATTTTGTCGCGGTTGTAGAGGTCCGGGTCACGGTCTGCATTCATCGCGCCCCTGTTGCCCAAGGTATTGCCGACCGTTGTGTCCTTAGGGACCAGATCCGGGTTCGTTGCCCTGCGGTCTGCCAGCGTATCCTCCGGGTACAGGCTGTCGTACCTGCCCGAGTTGAGTGAACGGTTACCCCGGAACACGGTATGGATATCTCTTCCGCGGCCGTTGTCATCGACGAGGACGAGGATTTTGCCGCTGTCGATGTAGCCTTCGTAATCTCTGGCCTCATCCTCGGGAATGCCGAGTCCGATTAATCCGCCCACCAGACCGCCCGCTCCTACTCCGATGGCAGCCCCTGTTAACGTAGCTGCGATTGGGCCTGCGGCAAGGATTGGACCAATTCCCGGAATGGCCAGCGCACCGATCCCGGCGAGCAGCCCTGTAATACCGCCCACTACGCCGCCGGTGGCTGCACCTGTGGCAACGCCTTCCGGCGCCATTGTTCCTGTATCTTCGGAGATGTGTTTCAGGTCATCTCGATCCTTCGTAATTACTGAAATCTCATCGTTCGTGAACCCTTGACTCTGCAAACTTTCAATTGCTCTGGTTGCTTCTTGTTCCGTATCGAATACGCCAATAATTTTCTCTGTCACTTGAAGCCCTCCTTCGTAATTGTTGTTCGCTACTCTATTACCCGTTCACGCGATGCCCAAACAGGAAAAGCTTCACTGGCTGCACTAATACCTGTTCACCGCCACATTCTATTTGGAAGGACGGGTACGGCTAGTCGGTACTGCCTCCAGCGGATTATCCGGCCAGTAGTGCTTGGGATAACGGCCTTTCAGATCTTTTTTCACCTCGAAATAGGTGTTCTGCCAAAAGCTCGCCAGATCTGAGGTAATCTGCATCGGCCTTCTCGCCGGAGACAGCAGGTGCAGCAGCACCGGGACCTTCCCTCCGCCGATCCTCGGAGTATCCGTCTGCCCGAACATCTCCTGCAGCCTGACTGCCAGTACCGGCGCTCCCGGATTGCTGTAATCCAAGGGAACCCGCGATCCGCTCGGTACCGTAATATGCGTCGGCGCCTCCTTGTTCAGCAATTGGCGGCTGTTCCAGTCCAGCATTCCCTCCAGTGCCTGCGTCAGCTTTACCCGCTGTAAATCACGGAGATTCCGCATCCCTTGTATAAAGGGTGCCAGCCATTCCTCCAAGGTATCCGTCAACGCCTCATCCGACATATCGGGCCAGTCGGCCCGCAGCGAGTGCATGAATTCCATCCGCTGCCGCAGCTGAGTGGTCCCTTTCTCCCAAGGCAGCAGCTGTAACCCTTCCGCAGCGATCACCTTCAGCAGCACGTTCTCTGTCTCCTCGGGAGTAGCCCGCTCATGGGTCGTCTGCTTCAGAATGAGCGCCCCCAGCCGGGTCACTCTTCGCGCCTTCACGCTTCCGCTCTCACTGTCCCAGAAGACTTCGCGCTCCTCCAGAAGGCTGTCCGCATGATGCTTCAGCAGGTCCTGCTCGGAGAGCGCTGCGGCAAGCATAATCCGGCTCTGCCCGGCACGGTCATCCACGCCGGGTGCCACGATGTAGGGCGAGCGCGCCAGCGGCTGCCCCTCGCGCATCGCCGCCCCCCGGCCGCCGGACAGCAGGAACGCGCCATTGCCGCGTTCTTGCCCGATGCGGTCGGGATAGGCGAACGACAACAGCAGGCCGCTGCAGCTGATGTCGCCGGGCCCTTCGCCCGGCGCTGCCTGCAGCTGCGCCAGGAAGCTGCGGCTCTCGCGCTGCACCGCGCGCAAGGCCGCCGGGTCCGCTCCGCCGCTGCTGGCGGAGCGCTCGAACCCGAGCAGCGCCTCCACGCGCAGCGTGAGGTCGCTGTCCAGAGCCGCGGGACCCTTGAAGAGGTCCCGCTCTTGCAGCAGCGCAGCGAGCCTGGCGGCGAGCGGCGCGGCTGCAAGGTCTGCCGCGCGCAGCAGCATATGCGCGATGCGCGGGTGCGCGCCAAGCACGGCCATGCTGCGGCCGTGCGGCGTAATGGCGCCGCCGGCGTCCAGCGCGCCGAGCTGGCGCAGCAGCGCCGTGGCCTGCGCGTAAGGCGCGGCAGGCGGCGCGTCCAGCCAGGCGAGCGCTCCCGGATCGCGCACGCCCCACAGCGCCAGCTCCAGGGCGAGCTGCGCCAGGTCGGTCTCCATGATCTCCGGGACACTATCGTCCGGCAGATGATCATGCGCCTCCCGGCTCCACAGCCTGTAGCAGACGCCCGGCGCGGTGCGGCCTGCCCGGCCGCGCCGCTGATCGGCCGATGCCTTCGAGACCGGCACCGTCGTTAAGCGCGGCATGCCGGTACGCGCAGAGAACACCTGCGTCCGGCGGAGCCCTGTGTCAATCACCGAGCGTACCCCTTCGATTGTCAGACTCGTCTCGGCAATCGAAGTGGCCAGCACGACCTTCCGCTCGCCGTCCACCGCAGCTGCCACCGCCGCATCCTGCTGCGGCTGCGGCAACTGGCCATAGAGCGGCCGCAGCACCGTCCCCGGCGGCAGACTTCCTGACGCCAGCTCCTGCTCCGTCCGGCGGATCTCCCGCTCACCGGGCAGAAAAACAAGCACATCCCCCGGCTGCTCAGCAAGCGCACGGCGGACAGCGGCGGCTGCAGACTTCTCAGGAGAAGCGTTGCCTGCCTCCGGCATATAGATCGTATCCACAGGATAGGTACGGCCCGGGCAACGCACAACTGGAGCTTTCCCCAGCAGAGAAGCTACTCGGTCTCCGTCCAGAGTCGCCGACATCACCAGAATGCGCAGATCCTCGCGCAGCACACTCTGCGCCTCAAGCGCAAGTGCCAGTCCAAGATCCGCATGCAGACTGCGCTCATGGAACTCATCGAAGATCACAAGCCCCACATCCCCCAGCGAAGGATCGCTCTGGAGCATTCTCGTCAGCACGCCTTCCGTTACTACAACAATGCGTGTATTCCGCCCCACCCGGGTATCCATCCGCATACGGTAGCCTACGGTCTGTCCCACACTCTCTCCCAGACAAGCAGCCATATAAGCTGCGGCCGAACGGGCGGCGAGGCGTCTGGGCTCCAGCATCAGGATCGTTTTACCGGCCAGCCAAGGCTGCTCCAAAAAAGCAGGCGGCACCGCCGTTGTCTTCCCCGCTCCAGGCTCAGCAATCAGAACCGCCGCTGCACGGTCTGTCAGAATTCTCTTCAGGTCAGGAAGCACCTGCATAATAGGAAGCTGCTTCATTTCATCTCTCCATCATCTGCTAAAAGTTAAGTTAAATCTCCATCTCCCTATCATCGGCGAATTCATTCCAGATATCAAGCGGTTCATTGCTGCTGTTTGAGAATACAACAATAAGTGGAAAATCGCATTTTAATTTGTTGATATCATACGTTTACAGGCAAGCAAGTGGAAAAAAGGCAGCTATTGCTGTTAGGTCTGCCGCTAAAGCGAACATAGTGATAACTTAAGTGCCGTTTTTCCAACTGTTGTTCCCGAAGCGCCGATACGCTCATCAGCAAGTGGAGAAAATCCACCTATTTCCGTTCCCATCTAATCTTCGCGCAAAAACCCCCGGTTCCATGAATCGGAGGCCTCATACTCTAATATTCGTCTACTGAGCCGTTCGCCTATTCACAAGCTCGACTATCCATCCATTCAACTATCCAACTCACCTATTCTACTCACTATACTATCAGCTATCCACAGTAGGCCTACCTATCACTCACTACTCAGTATCTTCCCTTTCCACCCCGGCCAGACGCTGCCCGATAGCGTCCCCGTAATCCGCATATGCAGCATTGCCTTCCAGACCCCGTTCCTGCAAAAGCATCTGAAGACGCAGCCGCTTCAGGGAGAGCTTGCCCTCCAGCTCCCTGCGTTCCCCGGCAGTGCTGTTGCCGCTGCGGTGGCAAGTCACCAGCAGCTCTTCGAGCGTTACGCACTCTGCCCGCAGCGTCACTTCCTCCGGCAGCAGCCCGGCATTCTTCATAAGCTTGTAGGACATCCGCAATTCCTCCGGTACGCCGGAGAGATCCTCCAGCGCCAGCGGCTTGCCGTGCCCCGGCAGATTGGCGAACTCTCCGCTGCGCATCGCTTCCTGAATTCTCTGTTCTGCAAGCCAAGATAATATAGCCATACACACCGCACCTTTCATCA
The sequence above is a segment of the Paenibacillus sp. FSL R7-0204 genome. Coding sequences within it:
- the hrpB gene encoding ATP-dependent helicase HrpB, with protein sequence MKQLPIMQVLPDLKRILTDRAAAVLIAEPGAGKTTAVPPAFLEQPWLAGKTILMLEPRRLAARSAAAYMAACLGESVGQTVGYRMRMDTRVGRNTRIVVVTEGVLTRMLQSDPSLGDVGLVIFDEFHERSLHADLGLALALEAQSVLREDLRILVMSATLDGDRVASLLGKAPVVRCPGRTYPVDTIYMPEAGNASPEKSAAAAVRRALAEQPGDVLVFLPGEREIRRTEQELASGSLPPGTVLRPLYGQLPQPQQDAAVAAAVDGERKVVLATSIAETSLTIEGVRSVIDTGLRRTQVFSARTGMPRLTTVPVSKASADQRRGRAGRTAPGVCYRLWSREAHDHLPDDSVPEIMETDLAQLALELALWGVRDPGALAWLDAPPAAPYAQATALLRQLGALDAGGAITPHGRSMAVLGAHPRIAHMLLRAADLAAAPLAARLAALLQERDLFKGPAALDSDLTLRVEALLGFERSASSGGADPAALRAVQRESRSFLAQLQAAPGEGPGDISCSGLLLSFAYPDRIGQERGNGAFLLSGGRGAAMREGQPLARSPYIVAPGVDDRAGQSRIMLAAALSEQDLLKHHADSLLEEREVFWDSESGSVKARRVTRLGALILKQTTHERATPEETENVLLKVIAAEGLQLLPWEKGTTQLRQRMEFMHSLRADWPDMSDEALTDTLEEWLAPFIQGMRNLRDLQRVKLTQALEGMLDWNSRQLLNKEAPTHITVPSGSRVPLDYSNPGAPVLAVRLQEMFGQTDTPRIGGGKVPVLLHLLSPARRPMQITSDLASFWQNTYFEVKKDLKGRYPKHYWPDNPLEAVPTSRTRPSK
- a CDS encoding PRD domain-containing protein, with the protein product MARDTEQFQVLRVIGNNVVMVEGGKKSKEYVIIGKGIGFALKDTGVIDSDDPRIEKLFRLEDREEWSQYQILLEDIDPKVMRITDEIISDIAREFPGKLNDKIYLALPSHIQFTIFRLRSGMDIVNPFLEETRMTFPKEFEIASKAAGKISEGFEVQIPEDEVGFLTYHVYSAVSNVPVGQLVKASNIVSELMEMIRSERKIRFEQGSMNHVRLMVHLRFSIERILQGSLIDNPFVKHIKKEYKDEYKLAHRMGKVMQGKLSVDVPEEEICFLAMHLHRLFQTIEKNK
- a CDS encoding MarR family winged helix-turn-helix transcriptional regulator — its product is MKEILREVGMIARSLDSISNIEFKQYDLTRGQYLYLMRICEHPRMIQEKLAEMIKVDRTTAARAIQKLEINGFIEKNEDQHNKKIKRLIPTEKGQAVYPLLKRENDYSNSVALSGFSESEAETLVKLLQRVRSNVEKDWGFVKKGNKRDY
- a CDS encoding general stress protein, with the translated sequence MTEKIIGVFDTEQEATRAIESLQSQGFTNDEISVITKDRDDLKHISEDTGTMAPEGVATGAATGGVVGGITGLLAGIGALAIPGIGPILAAGPIAATLTGAAIGVGAGGLVGGLIGLGIPEDEARDYEGYIDSGKILVLVDDNGRGRDIHTVFRGNRSLNSGRYDSLYPEDTLADRRATNPDLVPKDTTVGNTLGNRGAMNADRDPDLYNRDKI
- a CDS encoding GNAT family N-acetyltransferase; this translates as MTDDYFDFKNQNSPEAMEAYLKRAFRTEQLKKECANRHSEFYFIYYNEEIAGYMKLNADDAQTEHMDKDSLEVERIYIRRSFHRLGLGKQLIEKAVEIAAEKNKRKLWLGVWEQNENAVAFYTKLNFVQTGTHSFYMGDEEQTDLIMTRIIL
- a CDS encoding TraR/DksA C4-type zinc finger protein; protein product: MSHLTKDQLNTIRAALEKRKAELEQHFSGNGAEDSLLGDSLILSTGELSSVDNHPADTGTETFERSRDLSINTSLSEELTEIEAALARMDNGTYGICEASKQEIPYERLEAIPYTRFTVEHAPTSSDTDARPVEEEVMTPPPAGAGEGRQQNSGRFDDAGAWEAVEEYGSASSPVTPPGQDSEEEDT
- a CDS encoding CHASE3 domain-containing protein; the encoded protein is MPEKHAWSLKIRGKIALGYVIILLMLGLFLIIVSGRINSLEKETVFLSDHDIEVHELTYQIEKNVLDMETGQRGYVLTDDESYLAPYNDGLVQWRINAAKLNNLIADNPNQVRNLDTITDNIEKWVDVAGQHVVELKKNGNTEAVNAFFRNDTGKNLVDTIRSQSDYFRDIERTLTNDRISNLKDSNHKLLITMYILWGLVVVLALLITYLLSASIVNPLHSVIQAINSIASGGNRSERIKVKTLDEIYDLGEATNGLLDNVQREQWMSEQLTSMSIALQETIDMPSLCRIFVSRLSVMLEMQYATIYVVNNGELFERIYSYAGAENKEELIGPEVIQPGVGLAGQCALDQRMNVIEQLPDDYIYINSALGRTAPRFAVIAPIIFENKTVAVLEIAALTRWAPYHFGLLKELLDMMGVTVNSVKTRMEIQRLLHESQVMNEELQVQSEELQTQSEEMQMQTEELQSQTSELLTVNKELENQKSVAENAAIELERYNEQLEQSSRYKSEFLANMSHELRTPLNSMLILSQLLTENRNHTLNEEELGYASVIYNSGSDLLNMINDILDLSKVEAGKMLVEMDAVNLTELPALLQGYFGKLAEAQNVEFNVTLNPEVPDLFFTDEMRLHQILRNLLSNAFKFTEQGSVTVEITKLAAYSDQRYITEGPVLAFAVQDTGIGISAENRELIFEAFRQVDGTTARKFGGTGLGLSISQQLAQLLGGHISLESEEGKGSTFTLYLPCRELDSEEEPVHPAELAQTAAGAEHSRTIHDTGQPGNGQDSLFEKEYAMLQGRTVLIVDDDMRNIYALQKGLEPYGMTIMTAQTGYECLQVVREQPEVDIVLLDIMMPVLDGYDTLSIIREEMHLTDLPIIAVSAKTMREDRERCLAAGATDFISKPVLMQDVITRMCRYI
- a CDS encoding DnaJ family domain-containing protein; its protein translation is MAILSWLAEQRIQEAMRSGEFANLPGHGKPLALEDLSGVPEELRMSYKLMKNAGLLPEEVTLRAECVTLEELLVTCHRSGNSTAGERRELEGKLSLKRLRLQMLLQERGLEGNAAYADYGDAIGQRLAGVEREDTE
- a CDS encoding helix-turn-helix transcriptional regulator; this translates as MAFMIAQRAFIKVYLITMVEQHKGYGYQMLEDLRRDFKAHGYSPPQSEIYRALHELVQQGILYRTKQLKGNDPKVDFQEIVLYHFTSDGEEKAKLYKKQVKADLDRCLGILNKAVADNF
- a CDS encoding DivIVA domain-containing protein, whose translation is MDEHMKRRLDKQRKLFSQLGITLDALTIHEKEFSMKLRGYDAEEVDTFLDSVIKDYERFYATIADLMDKWQEQQIEMKELKAEVKTAATPAPVPIIKGIDPQDLEDIIIKLEANVRQLKDRLPMPRTEGYL